Sequence from the Thermoflexus sp. genome:
GCACCTGGAAGCGCCGCATGTTGCGGGAGCGGGATGTCGCAGATGCGATGTTTTAACGGCAGGTTCCCTCATGGGGCTTTTGAGGCCGGCCCTCGGAAAAGGATCTCCCCCAAATTGTTTGAGGTGAAATGGGAATGGCGACCGCGCTGGCTCAATTGATCCGGGAGAACCCGGAGCGCCGTTACATCATGTTCGGCGGCAAGGGCGGCTTGGGGAAGACCACGTTCTCTGCCGCCACGGCTTACTGGCTGGCCAAACAGGGCTACAAGGTGTTGGTTTTTTCCGTCGATCCCCAGGCCAGCCTGTCGGACATCTTCCAGCGGGATATCTTCGGCAAGGGCCCGGTGGAGATCATGCCCAACCTCTGGGCTCAGGAGATCGACGCCGATCGCCGGATCAAGGAGTATCAGGAGGAGATCCGGCGCAAGATCATGGACATGTACGGCCTGGATGCGGTGCCCCAGGAGATCGAGGACTACATCCAGGCGGCCTCGGCCGAGCCGGCCATGGAGGAGAGCGCTATCTTCGACGCCGTGGTGGATATCGTGGTCGAGGGCCGTTACGATTACTACATCTATGACCTGGTCCCCCTGGGGCACGCGCTCTATTACCTGAGCATGGCCAAGGTCTACGATGAGTGGATCACCAAGATCACGAAGCTGCGGGAGGAGATGCGGGAATACGAGGAGATGGTGGCCCGCATCCGTCGTCAGCAGACAGAGGAGGACCGCATTCTCGAAGAGCTGCAGTATATCCGGCAGCGGATCAACATGTCCTCCAGCATCCTCACCGATAGCCGCCGCACCGCTTTCTTCTTCGTGCTGATCCCTGAGGAGCTGGTGATCCTGGATACGCTGAAAGCCGCTGAGCTGTTCCGACGGTTCGATGTGCCGATCTCCGGATATGTGGTGAACCGGGTGATCCCGGCGGAGCTGCTGGGCCAGAACATCCCGGAGTATCTTCGCAATCGCATCGAGATGCAGCGTCGTCACCTGGAGGAGATCCGCGCCCGATTCGGCAATCAGGTCCTGGCCTATGTGCCGGAGCTGGAGCGAGACGTCACCGGTCTGGATATGATCGCCCGGGTGGCGGATCTGCTCTTTGGAAACGGGGCGGCCTGAAAGCGATCCTCTCGGGAGGATAGGGAATGATTCGCGTGGAGAAGACGATGGTGGATTTCCTGCGGGAGCATCCCCGTTTGAAATATGTGTTCTTCGGCGGCAAGGGTGGGGTCGGGAAAACGGTGATGGCAGGCGCGACGGCCCTCTGGTTCGCCAAACAGGGCCGCCGCACCCTCCTGGCCTCCACCAACCCGGTCCACAGCCTCTCCGGGTTGCTGGATCAGAACGTCTTCGGGAAGCCGACGCCGGTGGCCGGGGTGCCCAACCTGTGGGCCTATGAGATCGATACCAAAGACACCATCGAGCGCTCCAAACGGGAGATCCGGGAGAAGATCCAGTGGTTCCTCAAGTTCGCCGAGATCTCCACGCGGGCCGATGAGTTCGTGGAGTCGGCGACGATGAACCCGGCTTTCGAAGAATCAGCGATGTTCGAGAACATGATCGATCTCATGTTCCGGGATGAATACGAGGTGTATGTGTTCGACACCGCGCCCACGGCCAACGCCCGCCGGCTCCTCGGCATGTCCAAGGTCTATGCCCTCTGGGTGAACAAGATGATCAAGTCCCGCCAGGAGGCCCAGGCCCTGCGCAGGCTCCTCTCCTTCACCAAGAAGGAGGAGCCGGACCCCCTGATGGATTACCTGATCAGCTTCCGGGATCGCATGGAGCGGGCACGCCGGCTGATCACCGATCCGGAGCTCACCGCCTTTTTCTTCGTGACCCTCCCGGAGGCGCTGCCCATCGCGGTGATCCGTCGCTTCATCCACTGGTTCCACGACTTCGGCATCCCGGTGGGCGGCGTGATCGTCAATGGCCTCATCGATCGATCCTTCCTGGGCGAGAACACGCCGGATTTCGTCCGCAATCGCATCGAGATGCAGGCGCGTTATCTCCAGGAGATCGAAGCGCTTTTCGATGGGCTGGTGCGGGGGATGACGCCGCTCCTGGAGAACGAGGTGCGCGGCGTCCCGATGCTGGAGCGCTTCGCGGGCTATCTGTTCGCGGACACCCGCTGAGTCTGCATCCGGCCTCGCCCGATGGGGCTTCGCTTCACAGGTGCCGATTGAGCGGCCACGAAAGGGTTGGGGCGCATGCCCTTTCTAACCATATGGGATGGCCCACTGAAATCGCTGGGAGCCGCTTCAGCGGCGACATGGACGTCGGCGGCCGTCTGTCCTCTCCAGCTTCTCTTCCGGGGATGCGGGTGGTCCTTGATCACCCGCATCCCCGGATTTCTGCCACCCCAACCATGCTCCCAGAAGAGACCCTCCCAGCGCCCGCATCGGCGCCATGGTCCATAGGGGATGATCCAGCGCGCTGGCGACCAACAGGCCGAACAGGCATGCGGCGATGGCCCGGGCCTCTGGATCTTTCCTTCGACGCCCTGCGCGCAGAAAGGCCCCGAACAGGGCGAGGCCGAACCCGAAGCCAGGGAGACCCAGCTCGGCGAAGATAAGCGCCCCCACGTGATGAACCGGCTCCGCGCGATAGCCGGGCGGAAGGATCCCCCGCAGCGTTAGCGGGAAGGTTCCTGCCCCTGTCCCCAAAAGGGGATGACGCCGGATCTGCTGCCACGCCTGTTCCATCAGCCATTTTCTCTCCTGAACCGAGCGGATCTCCAGCACGCTCCCGCGACCGGTCAGGCGGGTGATCATCTGAATAGGAAACAGGCCTGCCATGATCAGCCCGCCGATCGCTCCTGCAAGGAGCAGGAAAAGACGACAGCGGGGGGAGCGCTGCGGCACGCCGAGCAACCCGAGAAAGATGGCCGCCCATCCCAGCCATGCGGCCCGGGAGAAGCTCAACCCCACTCCGAGCGTCCCCAGGCCGAACCCGAGCCCACCGATGACAGCCCGGCGATCCGGTCGAAGACCCCACGCGGCGGGCCCAGCCATCATTCCCATGAGATAGAACCCCAACAGGTTCGGATGCGGAAGAGTCCCGTAGGCTCGCAGCCATCGTCGGCCTCCGGGGAGTTCGATCACCGCGGCCCCCGGGATCGAGGGATCCAGCAGGCCCGGCCATTCCAGCGGCAACGGCCGGAGGAAGGCGGTGGATTGAACCAGGACTTCCAGAACCGCCACCGAGGTCTGCAGAAGGATCCCCAGCATGCATCCAAT
This genomic interval carries:
- a CDS encoding ArsA family ATPase, which produces MATALAQLIRENPERRYIMFGGKGGLGKTTFSAATAYWLAKQGYKVLVFSVDPQASLSDIFQRDIFGKGPVEIMPNLWAQEIDADRRIKEYQEEIRRKIMDMYGLDAVPQEIEDYIQAASAEPAMEESAIFDAVVDIVVEGRYDYYIYDLVPLGHALYYLSMAKVYDEWITKITKLREEMREYEEMVARIRRQQTEEDRILEELQYIRQRINMSSSILTDSRRTAFFFVLIPEELVILDTLKAAELFRRFDVPISGYVVNRVIPAELLGQNIPEYLRNRIEMQRRHLEEIRARFGNQVLAYVPELERDVTGLDMIARVADLLFGNGAA
- a CDS encoding ArsA family ATPase; the protein is MIRVEKTMVDFLREHPRLKYVFFGGKGGVGKTVMAGATALWFAKQGRRTLLASTNPVHSLSGLLDQNVFGKPTPVAGVPNLWAYEIDTKDTIERSKREIREKIQWFLKFAEISTRADEFVESATMNPAFEESAMFENMIDLMFRDEYEVYVFDTAPTANARRLLGMSKVYALWVNKMIKSRQEAQALRRLLSFTKKEEPDPLMDYLISFRDRMERARRLITDPELTAFFFVTLPEALPIAVIRRFIHWFHDFGIPVGGVIVNGLIDRSFLGENTPDFVRNRIEMQARYLQEIEALFDGLVRGMTPLLENEVRGVPMLERFAGYLFADTR
- a CDS encoding O-antigen ligase family protein is translated as MRRKAAIVLDVVYEGATALLPVALGVWVHHPLVQLSHPPVYFIYSSILLFGSDFLILTALGADLIRRTLTGTFRLHRPPLLILILLGLSGWAILSAAWSVEPRLSAYIGFHLVGITGWILSLSERPKAWRSLSIGCMLGILLQTSVAVLEVLVQSTAFLRPLPLEWPGLLDPSIPGAAVIELPGGRRWLRAYGTLPHPNLLGFYLMGMMAGPAAWGLRPDRRAVIGGLGFGLGTLGVGLSFSRAAWLGWAAIFLGLLGVPQRSPRCRLFLLLAGAIGGLIMAGLFPIQMITRLTGRGSVLEIRSVQERKWLMEQAWQQIRRHPLLGTGAGTFPLTLRGILPPGYRAEPVHHVGALIFAELGLPGFGFGLALFGAFLRAGRRRKDPEARAIAACLFGLLVASALDHPLWTMAPMRALGGSLLGAWLGWQKSGDAGDQGPPASPEEKLERTDGRRRPCRR